A window from Mixophyes fleayi isolate aMixFle1 chromosome 12, aMixFle1.hap1, whole genome shotgun sequence encodes these proteins:
- the BAG5 gene encoding BAG family molecular chaperone regulator 5: protein MSMDMGNQHPSITALQEIQRKVKDLEQNVAIFSGLPSDPEYRKLEKSLTKELFEIESIDTEGKGNVQQAQKRATEEVQRLLLELEQIANHPCRLEIEKIFKELQSLVAQQIAPLYGGRGCITEEFEEGIQNNLMRLTQVKTEGKASLRKARYRTLTKVLAIQEILENCLKQQVLALPLSTEAHPSISKINSIMCEVNKARGSLIALLAGVNECETYRHLSCVLSGLIADLDALDVSGHVEVRNYRKEVVQEINSLFIYLDIEEEARFTSAYDLAKNQSIIKIETIRKRLAEIKASLFERLQNVSDIHVGTKSELQRLIAQLDEVSVERNPCIREARRRAVVEVQTVITYIDLKEALERRINAVEQVNTDHPSHIAVWKVLCCLSELQKDVLTFDGNRADKSYILLEELITKQLLALDAIDSQGDERSKAARKQAVKLANNILGYLDMKTDEWEY, encoded by the coding sequence ATGAGCATGGATATGGGTAATCAACATCCTTCAATCACAGCCCTTCAAGAGATCCAACGGAAAGTCAAAGACCTTGAGCAAAATGTGGCTATCTTCAGTGGCTTGCCGAGTGACCCCGAGTACCGAAAGCTGGAGAAATCCCTTACTAAAGAACTCTTTGAAATTGAGTCCATTGACACTGAAGGAAAGGGGAATGTTCAGCAGGCCCAAAAGAGAGCAACTGAGGAGGTCCAGAGGTTACTCCTAGAATTGGAGCAGATTGCAAACCATCCCTGCAGGCTTGAGATTGAGAAGATTTTTAAGGAATTGCAGAGTCTCGTAGCTCAGCAAATCGCACCTTTGTATGGGGGGAGAGGCTGTATCACAGAGGAATTTGAGGAAGGGATTCAGAACAATCTTATGAGACTCACACAAGTCAAAACAGAGGGAAAAGCCTCTCTAAGAAAAGCTCGGTATCGCACATTAACTAAAGTTCTTGCCATTCAAGAAATACTAGAAAATTGTTTAAAACAACAAGTTCTCGCCCTCCCTCTCTCCACAGAGGCGCATCCATCCATCTCCAAAATTAATTCTATTATGTGTGAGGTGAACAAGGCTAGAGGCAGCCTGATAGCACTTCTGGCGGGCGTCAATGAATGTGAAACCTACAGACACTTATCCTGCGTTCTCTCCGGGTTAATCGCAGACCTGGATGCTTTAGATGTTTCTGGCCACGTAGAAGTGAGAAACTATAGAAAAGAGGTAGTCCAAGAAATCAACAGCTTGTTCATCTATTTGGATATCGAAGAGGAAGCCCGCTTCACCAGCGCTTACGACCTGGCCAAAAATCAGTCTATCATCAAAATAGAAACAATTCGCAAGAGACTGGCTGAAATAAAAGCCAGTCTTTTCGAGAGACTTCAGAATGTGTCTGACATTCATGTGGGGACCAAGTCTGAGCTACAGCGTCTCATTGCCCAGTTAGACGAAGTGAGCGTGGAGAGAAATCCTTGTATTCGAGAAGCTAGAAGGAGAGCAGTGGTGGAAGTCCAGACAGTCATCACATACATCGACTTGAAGGAGGCTCTTGAAAGGAGAATCAACGCCGTTGAGCAGGTGAATACAGATCATCCATCGCACATCGCTGTATGGAAAGTTCTCTGTTGTCTATCGGAGCTTCAGAAAGATGTCCTCACCTTCGATGGCAACAGAGCAGATAAAAGTTACATACTATTGGAAGAACTCATCACCAAGCAGCTACTCGCTCTAGATGCCATTGATTCACAAGGGGACGAACGTTCAAAAGCCGCAAGAAAACAAGCAGTAAAGTTGGCCAATAATATCCTTGGCTATCTAGATATGAAAACCGATGAGTGGGAATATTAG
- the COA8 gene encoding cytochrome c oxidase assembly factor 8, whose translation MGPAVSLAGGRLRNSRVAMATPELTFCRKAPPFSFLSFFFFRFVLKGRGVMAAVCVRVTALRSPTARLPLSRCLYTETTDRRPGPAKVISFCPPADSRNDWIGPPDRYSNLRPIKYFVPADESPLGRKLRELRQETQDWNQRFWANQNVTFIKEKEEFITSRLRVLGLEQRDEEGRKRTLNAEVMAEFYKEFLSKNFEKHAYYNREWYKRNFTITLLMGQVALQRAWKKIGWVRTKADN comes from the exons ATGGGCCCGGCTGTCTCGCTGGCGGGGGGCCGTCTACGCAACTCCCGCGTTGCCATGGCGACACCGGAGCTGACGTTCTGCCGTAAAGCGCCGCCATtttcttttctgtctttttttttttttcgttttgttttGAAGGGGCGGGGGGTGATGGCGGCGGTCTGTGTCCGAGTAACTGCACTGCGCTCTCCGACCGCCCGACTGCCGCTCTCCCGCTGTCTATACACAGAAACCACTGACCGAAGACCGGGCCCAGCCAAG gtaaTCAGCTTCTGCCCTCCAGCAGACTCCAGAAATGACTGGATCGGTCCTCCTGATAGATATTCCAATCTTCGACCAATAAAATACTTTGTTCCTGCGGATGAGTCTCCGCTGGGAAGAAAACTCAGGGAACTACGACAGGAAACACAAGATTGGAATCAAAGATTTTGGGCAAATCAAAATGTGACATTTATTAAG GAAAAAGAAGAATTTATTACTTCAAGACTCCGTGTTCTGGGTCTGGAACAGAGAGATGAAGAGG GACGCAAAAGAACGTTGAACGCAGAAGTAATGGCAGAGTTTTACAAGGAATTCCTAAGCAAAAACTTTGAGAAACACGCATATTACAACAG AGAATGGTATAAAAGAAATTTTACTATTACACTTCTTATGGGACAAGTCGCATTACAGAGAGCATGGAAGAAGATCGGATGGGTACGGACAAAGGCAGATAATTGA